A single window of Acidimicrobiales bacterium DNA harbors:
- the carA gene encoding carbamoyl-phosphate synthase small chain, whose amino-acid sequence MRRPAILVLQDGTLFEGEAIGAEPPGGVVGGEVVFNTVLTGYQEVITDPSYAGQIITFTYPHIGNYGANSFDMESRRPFCVGVVVRDLCDTPSNWRSESDLDTFLRSHGVPGIAGIDTRRLTRHIREVGAVPGAFGTADEQTVREAARAAPSTDGRNLVAEVTRREPEVYGDGPRRIVAYDFGIKETIIRHLSRIGRVEVVPAWTDPEDVLARNPDGVFLSNGPGDPAAVEGAPETIRRLLGEVPIFGICLGHQLLGLALGGSTCKLPFGHHGGNHPVKRIATGSVEVTSQNHNYAVAEGSVPGAEVTHVNLNDGVIEGLRVRDMDAFSVQYHPEAGPGPHDSHYLFDEFARLMDSRKKGSA is encoded by the coding sequence GTGAGGCGACCGGCGATCCTCGTCTTGCAGGACGGGACACTTTTCGAGGGCGAGGCGATCGGGGCAGAACCTCCCGGAGGAGTGGTGGGCGGCGAGGTGGTGTTCAACACCGTCCTCACCGGGTACCAGGAGGTGATCACAGATCCCTCCTACGCCGGTCAGATAATCACCTTCACCTATCCGCACATAGGCAACTACGGGGCGAACTCATTCGACATGGAGTCTCGAAGGCCGTTCTGTGTGGGAGTGGTCGTGAGGGATCTCTGCGACACTCCCAGCAACTGGCGGTCGGAGAGCGACCTCGACACGTTCCTGCGCTCGCACGGCGTGCCGGGGATAGCGGGAATCGATACTCGCCGTCTCACTCGCCATATCAGGGAAGTGGGAGCCGTCCCGGGCGCCTTCGGGACGGCGGACGAACAGACCGTGCGAGAAGCCGCCCGGGCGGCACCCTCGACGGACGGACGAAACCTCGTGGCCGAGGTGACACGCCGGGAGCCGGAGGTGTACGGAGACGGACCGCGCCGGATCGTCGCCTACGACTTCGGGATAAAGGAGACCATCATCCGCCACCTCAGTCGTATAGGCCGTGTGGAGGTGGTGCCTGCGTGGACGGATCCCGAAGACGTGCTCGCCAGGAACCCAGACGGGGTATTCCTCTCCAACGGTCCCGGTGACCCGGCGGCCGTGGAAGGTGCGCCGGAGACCATCCGTCGTCTGCTGGGCGAGGTCCCGATCTTCGGCATATGCCTGGGACATCAGCTGTTGGGACTGGCCCTGGGAGGGTCGACTTGCAAGCTTCCGTTCGGACACCACGGCGGGAACCACCCCGTGAAGAGGATCGCCACGGGGTCTGTCGAGGTGACGAGCCAGAACCACAACTACGCGGTGGCAGAAGGATCTGTGCCGGGCGCCGAAGTCACCCACGTGAACCTGAATGACGGAGTGATCGAGGGTCTGCGCGTGCGGGACATGGACGCGTTCAGCGTGCAGTACCACCCCGAAGCCGGGCCCGGACCCCACGATTCGCACTACCTCTTCGACGAGTTCGCACGTCTCATGGATTCCAGAAAGAAAGGGAGCGCTTGA
- the pyrC gene encoding dihydroorotase — MVEPAFVVKGGEILDSLGRRRDDVLVGADGTILAVGRDLDAPETLDASGCVVTPGFVDLHTHLREPGGERAETVLSGSRAAAAGGFTAVVAMPNTDPPVDNASMVREIQSLARGALCDVVPAGAITIGRAGEQLVEMADMVRAGVRMFTDDGRGVQDAGVMRRALLYARDLGVVLAQHCEVESLSAGGVMHEGRWSSTLGLPGVPAVAEELMVARDIALCRTFGGRIHLQHISTRGSVELVKQAKLEGLDVTAEVTPHHLSLLDAELASFDPVFKVNPPLREEPDVQALRSALADGHVDAVATDHAPHPPEEKERPLDEAPPGMTGLETALAAVLTHTDLPLETVVAALSWRPAAIAGLEDHGGPIEPGRPANICVFSPEERWRVEPASTYSLARNNPFVGRTLTGRVRHTVYRGEVVVREGEATR, encoded by the coding sequence ATGGTTGAGCCGGCATTCGTGGTGAAGGGAGGAGAGATCCTCGACTCCCTGGGTCGACGGCGAGACGACGTGCTGGTGGGTGCGGACGGGACGATCCTCGCTGTGGGCAGAGACCTCGACGCGCCCGAGACACTCGACGCCTCGGGCTGCGTCGTCACGCCGGGCTTCGTGGATCTCCACACGCACTTGCGAGAACCAGGGGGAGAGCGGGCCGAAACGGTGCTCAGCGGATCCCGGGCGGCTGCCGCAGGGGGGTTCACCGCCGTGGTGGCGATGCCCAACACCGACCCCCCCGTGGACAACGCCTCCATGGTGAGGGAGATACAGAGCCTGGCGCGGGGCGCCCTGTGCGACGTGGTTCCAGCAGGTGCCATCACGATCGGACGAGCCGGCGAGCAGTTGGTGGAGATGGCGGACATGGTCAGGGCGGGTGTCCGGATGTTCACGGACGATGGCCGCGGAGTCCAGGACGCCGGAGTGATGCGACGGGCGCTCCTGTATGCCAGAGACCTCGGAGTCGTTCTCGCACAGCACTGCGAGGTCGAGTCGCTCTCTGCCGGAGGAGTCATGCACGAGGGCCGATGGAGCTCCACACTCGGCCTCCCCGGGGTTCCTGCCGTAGCCGAGGAGTTGATGGTCGCCCGGGACATTGCTCTGTGCCGTACCTTCGGGGGGCGGATCCACCTCCAGCACATCTCCACCCGCGGTTCGGTCGAGCTGGTGAAGCAAGCCAAGCTGGAAGGTCTCGACGTGACGGCCGAGGTCACTCCACATCACTTGTCGCTACTCGACGCGGAGCTGGCGAGCTTCGACCCCGTCTTCAAGGTAAACCCCCCTCTGCGCGAGGAACCCGACGTGCAGGCACTCCGCTCGGCTCTGGCGGACGGTCACGTCGACGCCGTGGCGACGGATCACGCACCTCACCCGCCCGAAGAGAAGGAGAGGCCGCTGGACGAGGCCCCGCCGGGCATGACGGGCCTCGAGACCGCTCTCGCCGCGGTCCTCACCCACACCGACCTCCCGCTCGAGACGGTGGTGGCGGCGCTGTCCTGGAGGCCCGCCGCGATCGCTGGCCTGGAGGATCACGGAGGGCCGATCGAGCCGGGGAGGCCGGCGAACATCTGCGTCTTCTCGCCCGAGGAGAGATGGCGCGTGGAGCCGGCCAGCACGTACTCACTGGCGCGCAACAACCCCTTTGTGGGGCGGACCCTGACCGGACGAGTGCGGCACACGGTGTACCGGGGCGAGGTGGTGGTGCGGGAAGGAGAGGCGACCAGGTGA
- the pyrB gene encoding aspartate carbamoyltransferase gives MTGSVFETGDPSVGPLETSVDVPPVGKGDRHLLSVAELGREGIEELLDLTDTFVEVSARRIPRVPALRGRTVALMFFENSTRTRMSFELAAKRLSADTTTFSASGSSLAKGESLRDTFETVAAMGVDAIVVRHRCAGVPHMAARWVDAAVVNAGDGAHEHPTQALLDCYTIRSHFGRVAGLRVAFVGDIAHSRVARSGITALSMLGAEVVVVAPSTLVPPSLEGWPVSWTSDFDEVVGEVDVVYMLRIQRERQSSGSIPSLREYSARYALDEGRLARMKPDAVVMHPGPVNRGIEMCVDVSATDRALVVDQVRNGVAARMAVLFWLLSPPRTNPTVEGVESASVEPDTGGAGTADDRSVVANRTVTSSGRRGPGGRHG, from the coding sequence GTGACCGGATCGGTCTTCGAGACCGGCGATCCGTCGGTAGGGCCCCTCGAGACGTCGGTGGACGTCCCGCCCGTGGGCAAGGGAGACCGACACCTGCTCTCGGTGGCCGAGCTCGGCCGAGAAGGAATCGAAGAGTTGCTGGATCTGACCGACACCTTCGTAGAGGTCTCGGCCCGTCGGATCCCGAGAGTGCCGGCTCTGCGCGGGCGCACCGTCGCCCTGATGTTCTTCGAGAACTCCACTCGCACGCGGATGAGCTTCGAGCTGGCAGCCAAGCGGCTCTCGGCCGACACCACGACCTTCTCGGCGTCAGGATCGTCGTTGGCCAAGGGGGAGTCGCTCCGCGACACGTTCGAGACGGTGGCGGCCATGGGCGTCGACGCCATCGTCGTCAGGCACCGTTGTGCGGGAGTTCCGCACATGGCGGCCCGTTGGGTGGACGCCGCGGTGGTGAACGCAGGGGACGGAGCCCACGAACACCCGACCCAGGCCCTGCTCGACTGCTACACGATCCGATCACACTTCGGACGTGTCGCGGGGCTCAGGGTGGCGTTCGTGGGGGACATAGCCCACTCGCGTGTGGCGCGATCGGGGATCACCGCGCTGTCGATGCTCGGCGCAGAAGTGGTGGTCGTGGCCCCGTCGACGCTCGTCCCACCGTCTCTGGAGGGCTGGCCCGTCTCGTGGACCAGCGACTTCGACGAGGTCGTCGGAGAGGTGGACGTCGTCTACATGCTCCGCATCCAGAGGGAGAGGCAGTCGTCGGGGTCGATCCCGTCTCTGCGTGAGTACTCGGCCCGCTATGCGCTGGACGAGGGTCGCCTGGCGCGTATGAAGCCGGATGCAGTGGTGATGCACCCAGGGCCCGTGAACAGGGGTATCGAGATGTGCGTGGACGTGTCGGCCACAGATCGAGCCCTCGTCGTCGACCAGGTCCGAAACGGCGTCGCGGCGAGGATGGCCGTGCTCTTCTGGCTCCTGTCTCCTCCTCGGACAAATCCCACCGTCGAAGGGGTCGAGTCGGCCTCCGTCGAGCCCGACACCGGCGGGGCCGGGACCGCAGACGATCGGTCGGTCGTCGCAAATCGGACGGTGACTTCGAGTGGTCGGCGAGGCCCCGGCGGTCGCCATGGTTGA
- the pyrR gene encoding bifunctional protein PyrR: MAERERRRTPPFGGVFVARSQVMSADDLRRAIWRMAHEILERNHGAEDLVLIGLQTGGVWIARALADAIAEIEGVDPPVGKLDVALHRDDIGLRPLVPEAETDIPAELDGRTVVLVDDVLFTGRTVRAALDALADFGRPRVVQLAVMVDRGHRELPIRPDYVGKNLPTRRDEMVDVRPSGVSLGEMVKP; encoded by the coding sequence GTGGCAGAGCGTGAACGGCGTCGTACGCCGCCCTTCGGCGGTGTCTTCGTTGCCCGTAGCCAGGTCATGTCCGCGGACGATCTGCGACGGGCGATCTGGCGCATGGCGCACGAGATATTGGAACGAAACCACGGCGCCGAAGACCTCGTGCTCATCGGCTTGCAGACCGGCGGCGTGTGGATCGCGAGAGCGCTCGCAGACGCGATCGCGGAGATCGAAGGTGTCGACCCACCCGTCGGGAAGTTGGACGTGGCGCTGCACCGTGACGACATCGGCCTGCGGCCGTTGGTTCCCGAGGCGGAGACCGACATACCGGCGGAACTGGACGGCCGGACGGTGGTGCTGGTCGACGACGTGCTGTTCACGGGGCGGACGGTGAGGGCCGCGCTGGACGCTCTCGCCGACTTCGGCAGACCGCGGGTCGTGCAGCTGGCGGTGATGGTGGACAGGGGACACCGCGAGCTCCCCATAAGGCCCGACTACGTGGGCAAGAACCTGCCGACGAGACGGGACGAGATGGTGGACGTGCGCCCGTCGGGAGTCTCGCTCGGGGAGATGGTGAAGCCGTGA